A genomic region of Salinibacter pepae contains the following coding sequences:
- a CDS encoding phosphoglucomutase/phosphomannomutase family protein: protein MANTPIEFGTDGWRAVIADDYTFANLERVAQATANWLHDDYGDAPSIVLGHDTRFLGAEFAERAARVLADAGVAVTLADSIVPTPAVSWATQAAGHDAGVVITASHNPPSYNGYKIKAHFGGPAPPDMIASVEAAVPDHNLDGTALTPFGTLAANGAVQADGVRGGYLDALRDALNIAAIQNADLTIAHDAMFGAAQGLVEALLGNGVVSLRHDHNPGFHGVAPEPIADRLGELSDTVATSDAQVGLANDGDGDRIGMVDENGDFVSSHRILALLVKYLHEERGLTGSIVKTFSTTHLLDKMGAHYGLDVETTPIGFKHIAPKMAEGDVLVGGEESGGIAAAGHIPERDGVYIGLLIVEMMVERGMTLSALVDELLEEFGPHYNYRDDIHIREDQKAGVLDRLDTQGGLDSVDGHAVEEVRTLDGFKHVTDRGWLLIRPSGTEPVLRVYSEAESPEAAEALVKDASKQLGLN from the coding sequence ATGGCCAACACGCCGATCGAATTTGGGACCGACGGCTGGCGGGCCGTCATCGCCGACGACTATACCTTCGCCAACCTCGAACGCGTGGCCCAGGCCACCGCGAACTGGCTGCACGACGACTACGGCGACGCGCCGTCGATCGTCCTCGGCCACGACACCCGCTTCCTCGGGGCCGAGTTCGCCGAACGGGCCGCCCGGGTGCTCGCGGACGCGGGCGTGGCGGTCACCCTGGCCGACTCGATCGTGCCCACCCCGGCGGTCAGCTGGGCCACCCAGGCGGCCGGGCACGACGCCGGCGTGGTGATTACGGCCAGCCACAATCCCCCCTCGTACAACGGCTACAAGATCAAGGCGCACTTCGGCGGCCCCGCGCCCCCGGACATGATCGCATCCGTCGAGGCGGCGGTGCCGGACCACAATCTGGACGGCACCGCCCTCACCCCGTTCGGCACCCTCGCCGCCAACGGCGCGGTTCAGGCCGACGGCGTCCGCGGCGGGTACCTCGACGCCCTCCGGGACGCGCTCAACATCGCGGCGATCCAGAACGCCGACCTCACGATTGCCCACGACGCCATGTTCGGCGCGGCGCAGGGGCTCGTGGAGGCCCTGCTGGGCAATGGCGTGGTGTCCCTCCGCCACGACCACAACCCCGGCTTCCACGGCGTGGCGCCGGAGCCGATCGCCGACCGGCTGGGCGAGCTGTCCGACACCGTCGCCACCAGCGACGCCCAGGTGGGCCTCGCCAACGACGGCGACGGCGACCGCATCGGGATGGTGGACGAGAATGGCGACTTCGTGAGCTCCCACCGCATCCTCGCCCTGCTCGTGAAGTACCTCCACGAGGAACGGGGCCTCACCGGCTCGATCGTGAAAACGTTCTCCACCACCCACCTGCTCGACAAGATGGGCGCCCACTACGGGCTGGACGTGGAGACCACCCCGATCGGGTTCAAGCACATCGCCCCGAAGATGGCCGAGGGCGACGTGCTCGTGGGCGGGGAGGAGTCGGGCGGCATCGCGGCGGCCGGCCACATCCCGGAGCGCGACGGCGTCTACATCGGCCTGCTGATCGTGGAGATGATGGTGGAGCGCGGCATGACGCTCTCCGCCCTCGTGGACGAGCTGCTGGAGGAGTTTGGCCCGCACTACAACTACCGCGACGACATCCACATCCGCGAGGACCAGAAGGCCGGCGTGTTGGACCGGCTCGACACCCAGGGCGGCCTGGACTCAGTGGACGGCCACGCGGTGGAGGAGGTGCGGACGCTCGACGGCTTCAAGCACGTCACGGACCGCGGCTGGCTCCTCATCCGCCCGTCCGGCACCGAGCCGGTGCTGCGCGTCTACTCCGAGGCCGAATCGCCGGAGGCCGCCGAGGCGCTGGTGAAGGACGCCTCAAAGCAGCTGGGCCTCAACTAG
- a CDS encoding ABC transporter ATP-binding protein: protein MSETSVLQVESLTKTFPSGGRTLTVIDDVSFAVDEGDTCSIVGPSGSGKTTLLGLCAGLDQPTGGRVELCGVDLTPLDEDERAEVRNRNVGFVFQTFRLLPTLTALENVMVPAELRGDADPRTRAADLLDEVGLGDRLDHYPTQLSGGERQRVAMARAFINRPRVLFADEPTGNLDAETAGRIEDLLFELNETAGTTLVLVSHDQELAARTERILHLRGGEVVDDEQVSEPAGVA, encoded by the coding sequence ATGAGCGAGACCTCCGTTCTCCAGGTCGAGTCCCTGACGAAGACGTTTCCCAGCGGGGGGCGCACCCTGACGGTGATTGACGACGTGAGCTTTGCGGTGGACGAGGGCGACACCTGCTCCATCGTCGGCCCGTCGGGCAGTGGCAAGACGACCCTGCTGGGGCTGTGCGCCGGCCTCGACCAGCCGACGGGCGGTCGCGTGGAGCTTTGTGGCGTCGACCTCACGCCCCTCGACGAAGACGAGCGCGCCGAGGTGCGCAACCGAAACGTCGGGTTCGTCTTCCAGACCTTCCGCCTGCTCCCGACGCTCACGGCGCTGGAAAACGTCATGGTGCCGGCCGAGCTGCGGGGCGACGCCGACCCGCGCACCCGGGCCGCCGATTTGCTCGACGAGGTGGGGCTGGGCGACCGGCTCGACCACTACCCCACGCAGCTCTCGGGGGGCGAGCGCCAGCGGGTGGCCATGGCCCGGGCCTTCATCAACCGCCCCCGCGTGCTCTTCGCCGACGAGCCGACCGGCAACCTCGACGCCGAGACGGCCGGTCGGATCGAAGACCTTCTCTTCGAGCTGAATGAGACGGCCGGCACGACGCTGGTCCTGGTGTCTCACGACCAGGAGCTGGCCGCCCGCACGGAACGCATCCTCCACCTCCGCGGCGGGGAGGTCGTCGACGACGAACAGGTGTCGGAACCGGCCGGCGTCGCCTAG
- a CDS encoding arylesterase, with protein MSRVRLYLFLLVGVLGLVGCGQDRSTSSPATSSPAASSADTTKSATASGAADTTDAETRVLVLGNSIAAGSGVSSRAAFPARLQQKVDSLGWDVQVQNAGVSGETTAGGLQRIGWVLQRPVDVLVLELGGNDGLRGIDPGVTRKNLRGIIDTTLSTYPEARVLLTGMQVPPNLGREYARQFRQVYPAVAEAYDRVTLIPFLLNDIAGSDSLMQDDGIHPTAAGHRLIADEIWTDLRPLLEERRPQDPA; from the coding sequence ATGTCACGCGTTCGCCTATACCTGTTTCTGCTCGTAGGGGTTCTGGGCCTGGTGGGCTGCGGGCAAGATCGTTCCACTTCCTCCCCCGCCACTTCCTCCCCCGCCGCCTCGTCGGCCGACACCACCAAATCGGCCACGGCGTCGGGCGCGGCGGACACGACCGACGCGGAGACGCGCGTGCTGGTCCTCGGCAACAGCATCGCCGCCGGGTCCGGCGTGTCGTCCCGGGCGGCCTTTCCCGCCCGTCTCCAGCAGAAGGTTGACTCCCTCGGGTGGGACGTACAGGTGCAAAACGCCGGCGTGAGCGGGGAGACCACGGCCGGGGGCCTGCAGCGCATCGGGTGGGTGTTGCAGAGGCCGGTGGACGTGCTCGTGCTGGAGCTGGGGGGCAACGACGGCCTGCGCGGCATCGACCCGGGCGTCACCCGCAAGAACCTGCGCGGGATTATCGACACGACCCTGAGCACGTACCCGGAGGCCCGCGTCCTCCTGACCGGGATGCAGGTGCCTCCGAACCTCGGGCGGGAGTACGCCCGGCAGTTCCGCCAGGTCTACCCGGCGGTCGCCGAGGCGTACGACCGCGTCACGCTGATTCCGTTCCTCCTCAACGACATTGCGGGGTCCGATTCCCTGATGCAGGACGACGGCATCCATCCCACCGCGGCCGGCCACCGCCTCATCGCGGACGAGATCTGGACCGACCTCCGGCCCCTCCTGGAAGAGAGGCGCCCTCAGGACCCGGCGTGA
- a CDS encoding porin family protein: MRVRSSAAVSLLVLLIVLLGGGRAEAQAVRVEAGGGWAIPSTEVDVSVEGRDRPAAINPGSGPSGYAAVGLRRTLTDDLSLDVRVRAQQAQLRVGSDDISPAIDRCVNSCPEGRLRALSLEGQLHLTSVGRIAPYFLVGLGVVRTTIDATRIEAGANTFQLGETDVTDAGGNVGFGAALRLVDGLSLTAETRVAGSLPGGKENAVTTFPFTLGLSYTFGGE; encoded by the coding sequence ATGCGCGTCCGTTCGTCCGCCGCAGTGTCCCTGTTGGTTCTCCTGATTGTGCTGCTCGGGGGCGGGCGGGCCGAGGCGCAGGCCGTGCGGGTGGAGGCCGGGGGCGGCTGGGCGATCCCGTCTACGGAGGTTGACGTGTCCGTTGAAGGGCGGGACCGCCCCGCAGCGATCAATCCCGGATCGGGGCCGAGCGGGTACGCCGCGGTGGGCCTGAGGCGGACGCTCACAGACGACCTGTCGCTGGACGTGCGGGTCCGCGCCCAGCAGGCGCAACTGCGCGTGGGTTCGGACGACATTTCGCCTGCGATTGACCGCTGCGTGAACTCGTGTCCGGAGGGCCGCCTGCGGGCGCTGTCGCTGGAGGGGCAGCTGCACCTCACGTCGGTCGGGCGGATTGCCCCGTACTTCCTGGTGGGCCTCGGCGTGGTGCGGACCACCATCGACGCCACCCGCATCGAGGCGGGGGCCAATACGTTTCAGCTCGGGGAGACCGACGTGACGGACGCGGGGGGGAACGTGGGCTTCGGCGCGGCCCTGCGGCTCGTAGACGGGCTCTCGCTCACGGCGGAGACGCGCGTGGCCGGCAGCCTGCCGGGCGGCAAGGAGAATGCCGTCACGACGTTTCCGTTTACGCTGGGACTGAGCTATACCTTCGGAGGCGAGTAG
- a CDS encoding NAD(P) transhydrogenase subunit alpha: MLNNLIIFVLAAFLGTEVLTKVPQTLHTPLMSGANAISGITVVGALVAAGMTTGPWSTWIGFGALVVATINVVGGFLVTDRMLKMFGKKEASPASVGAGQANGSAD, encoded by the coding sequence ATGCTCAACAACCTGATTATCTTCGTCCTCGCGGCGTTCCTCGGCACGGAGGTGCTAACCAAGGTGCCGCAAACCCTGCACACCCCCCTCATGTCGGGCGCCAACGCCATCAGCGGCATTACGGTCGTGGGGGCGCTGGTGGCGGCGGGCATGACGACCGGGCCGTGGTCGACCTGGATCGGCTTCGGGGCGCTCGTGGTGGCCACCATCAACGTCGTCGGCGGCTTTCTGGTGACCGACCGCATGCTGAAGATGTTTGGGAAGAAGGAGGCGTCCCCCGCGTCGGTTGGGGCGGGGCAGGCGAACGGCTCAGCAGACTGA
- a CDS encoding NAD(P)(+) transhydrogenase (Re/Si-specific) subunit beta produces MKTAIIDLAYLLSAVLFVFGLKRMQSPVTARTGNALASLGMLVAVVATLFLQEILSWPMILGGLALGGLVGVALARTVEMTAMPELVAVFNGFGGLASALVSGAELSQYVSGDVYGFGAVTAVTIALSILIGTVTFSGSIIANGKLSGWITGSPISFPGLRVLTGLLLVGAGVAFGVMVAYAEAFPTLARPMILAALGLGAAALLLGILLVIPIGGADMPVVVSLLNSYSGLAAAAAGFVLDNTALIVSGTLVGAAGMILTVLMCEAMNRSLANVMLGGFGGGDGPAAGLDVPEGKTVNETSPDDTAILARYADRVVIAPGYGLAVAQAQHEVRELADRLEAQGIEVSYAIHPVAGRMPGHMNVLLAEADVSYEKLYELEDINPEFATTDLAIVVGANDVVNPAARDDEGSPIYGMPILNVDDADTVVMIKRSLSPGYSGVPNELFYADNTKMLFSDAKEAVAEITDAVKEMEEA; encoded by the coding sequence ATGAAAACTGCGATCATCGACCTCGCGTACCTGCTCTCGGCGGTGCTCTTCGTGTTCGGGCTCAAGCGCATGCAGTCGCCCGTTACCGCCCGCACCGGCAACGCGCTGGCCTCCCTCGGCATGCTCGTCGCCGTCGTCGCGACCCTCTTCCTCCAGGAGATTCTGTCGTGGCCCATGATTTTGGGCGGGCTTGCCCTGGGCGGGCTGGTCGGCGTGGCGCTGGCCCGCACCGTCGAAATGACGGCCATGCCGGAGCTGGTGGCCGTCTTCAACGGGTTTGGGGGGCTCGCCTCCGCGCTCGTCTCGGGGGCGGAGCTGTCCCAGTACGTGAGTGGGGACGTGTACGGGTTTGGGGCCGTCACGGCGGTGACCATTGCGCTCTCGATCCTCATCGGGACCGTCACCTTCTCGGGGAGCATCATCGCCAACGGCAAGCTGAGCGGCTGGATCACGGGCAGCCCCATCTCCTTTCCCGGCCTGCGGGTGCTGACGGGCCTCCTGCTCGTGGGGGCGGGCGTGGCGTTCGGCGTGATGGTGGCGTACGCGGAGGCCTTTCCCACGCTCGCCCGCCCGATGATCCTCGCGGCCCTCGGCCTCGGGGCGGCGGCCCTCCTGCTCGGCATTCTGCTCGTCATCCCCATCGGCGGGGCCGACATGCCGGTGGTCGTGTCGCTTCTGAACTCGTATTCCGGCCTCGCGGCCGCCGCGGCCGGCTTCGTGCTCGACAACACGGCCCTCATTGTGAGTGGGACGCTCGTCGGGGCGGCGGGCATGATCCTGACCGTCCTCATGTGCGAGGCGATGAACCGGTCCCTGGCGAACGTCATGCTCGGCGGCTTCGGCGGGGGCGACGGGCCCGCGGCGGGGCTCGACGTGCCGGAGGGCAAGACGGTCAACGAGACGTCGCCGGACGACACGGCCATCCTCGCCCGCTACGCCGACAGGGTGGTCATCGCGCCGGGCTACGGGCTGGCCGTGGCGCAGGCCCAGCACGAGGTGCGCGAGCTGGCCGACCGGCTGGAGGCGCAGGGCATCGAGGTGAGCTACGCGATCCACCCGGTGGCGGGGCGCATGCCGGGGCACATGAATGTGCTTCTCGCCGAGGCCGACGTCTCCTACGAGAAGCTCTACGAGCTGGAGGACATCAACCCCGAGTTCGCGACGACGGACCTTGCCATCGTCGTGGGGGCGAACGATGTCGTTAACCCCGCGGCCCGGGACGACGAGGGCAGCCCGATCTACGGCATGCCGATCCTGAACGTGGACGACGCGGACACGGTCGTCATGATCAAGCGCAGCCTCAGCCCCGGCTACTCCGGCGTGCCCAACGAGCTGTTCTACGCGGACAACACGAAGATGCTCTTCAGCGACGCGAAGGAGGCGGTCGCCGAGATCACCGACGCGGTGAAGGAGATGGAGGAGGCGTGA
- a CDS encoding T9SS type A sorting domain-containing protein, translating into MNRIAIVVVLLGGLLGLAPLGALGQAGSGSLQSIGLLNVERADPAALRAARAGMAGPDDTGKDGPLSAVGMELAVLYHQQQVGGAASVQALRGGARQRPKTRGGDPQSRAPAQSPSSMGRTLSPVSSDGRSVTVDAVASGDPSRLLDDLRALGLEGESSAGNVVSGRLPIAAIEEAAALPSLRGMMPAYARTTAGSVGSEADTAHAATAARRNTGTDGSGQKVCALSDSYDTADAATSAADDVQSGDLPGQNNPEGRTTPVDVLQEYDGTDPDDPEPTDEGRAMLQLIHDIAPGAALGFHTAFVGLADFASGIRELADAGCTVIVDDVRYSTEPFYQDGLVANAIDDVVSNDGVAYFSSAGNDGQNSYEAPFRDSGEPGVIDPSSVRHDFDDSALSTDTRQEVTIQSGGTFQVFSFQWTDPSAVVEGSDGPDTDLDIALVDEAGTVVAQSASDNLSTGVPAETMEYTNDGSTAETLHLVIEKAAGPNPDEIKYVYSGSGPFTDSDVTIEEYDTLGPTVYGHPMAEGAMAVAAAPFFNTAAYNPNADPAALEAFSSKGGLQIRFDQDGGRLATPEGRAKPDVTGTDRIDNTFFGTDIPDDALEGIDADPHPNFAGTSAAAPNIAAIGALIRQARPGLTPSEVYSRLEDTAADVTSRLNRSANFVGVASGPDPWSGHGFVQAEPAVPAVDVAITNASGEGQATGGGNGAVDLTWRQVGGEEDVTLDAFVIQQGYFGSGLADRVRIPSNGAGDYSRTLKDLPVGTHRFRILGVTESSAGTDSLVTQSRTQVTLRRSDVTATAYPNPFRDALRLSITFPEGREAQPVRVDVYDVLGRRVATPVLSREVDGSASIDLSGQLPRSLGSGTYFFRVWNEDFAATTKAVHVR; encoded by the coding sequence ATGAACCGCATCGCCATTGTTGTCGTGCTCCTGGGGGGGCTGTTAGGACTCGCCCCCCTCGGGGCGCTCGGACAGGCAGGGTCGGGCTCTCTGCAGAGCATCGGCCTCCTGAACGTGGAACGGGCCGATCCGGCGGCCCTGCGGGCGGCCCGGGCGGGGATGGCGGGGCCGGACGACACGGGGAAAGACGGGCCGCTCTCAGCGGTCGGGATGGAGCTCGCCGTGCTGTACCACCAGCAGCAGGTCGGGGGGGCGGCAAGTGTTCAGGCCCTCCGCGGAGGCGCCCGGCAGCGCCCGAAGACGCGCGGCGGCGATCCCCAGTCGCGCGCTCCTGCGCAGTCGCCTTCCTCCATGGGCCGCACGTTGTCGCCGGTCTCGTCGGATGGACGGTCCGTAACGGTCGACGCCGTCGCGTCCGGCGACCCGTCTCGGCTCCTCGACGACTTGCGGGCGCTGGGCCTAGAAGGTGAATCCTCTGCTGGCAACGTGGTGTCGGGACGCCTGCCGATCGCCGCCATCGAGGAGGCCGCCGCGCTGCCCTCCCTCCGGGGCATGATGCCAGCGTACGCCCGGACGACCGCCGGGAGCGTGGGGTCTGAGGCCGACACGGCCCATGCTGCGACCGCAGCACGTCGGAATACGGGCACGGATGGGAGTGGGCAGAAGGTCTGTGCCCTGTCCGACAGCTACGACACCGCGGACGCGGCCACCTCGGCGGCCGACGATGTGCAGTCCGGCGACCTGCCCGGACAAAACAACCCGGAGGGACGGACGACGCCCGTCGACGTGCTCCAGGAATACGATGGGACCGACCCGGACGATCCGGAGCCAACGGACGAGGGACGAGCGATGCTGCAACTGATCCACGACATCGCGCCGGGGGCGGCACTTGGATTTCACACTGCCTTCGTCGGTCTCGCAGACTTCGCGTCGGGGATCCGAGAGCTTGCCGATGCCGGCTGTACGGTGATCGTCGACGATGTCCGCTACAGCACAGAGCCGTTCTACCAAGACGGACTTGTGGCAAACGCCATCGACGACGTCGTGAGCAACGATGGGGTCGCCTACTTCTCTTCGGCGGGCAACGACGGCCAGAACTCCTACGAGGCGCCGTTCCGCGACTCTGGGGAGCCGGGCGTGATCGATCCCAGCTCCGTGCGTCATGACTTCGACGATTCGGCGCTCAGCACCGACACGCGTCAGGAGGTCACGATCCAGTCGGGGGGCACCTTTCAGGTCTTCTCGTTTCAGTGGACGGATCCGTCCGCGGTGGTCGAGGGCTCGGACGGGCCGGACACGGATCTCGACATTGCCCTGGTGGACGAGGCGGGCACCGTCGTGGCGCAGTCCGCCAGTGACAACCTCTCTACGGGCGTGCCGGCCGAGACGATGGAGTACACCAACGACGGCAGCACCGCCGAGACGCTGCACTTGGTGATTGAGAAGGCCGCCGGGCCCAATCCCGACGAGATCAAGTACGTGTACAGCGGCAGCGGGCCGTTCACCGACAGCGACGTCACGATCGAGGAGTACGACACCCTCGGCCCGACGGTGTACGGGCACCCGATGGCGGAAGGGGCGATGGCGGTGGCCGCGGCGCCGTTCTTCAACACCGCCGCCTACAACCCGAACGCCGATCCGGCGGCCCTGGAGGCATTTTCCTCGAAAGGAGGGCTCCAGATTCGGTTCGATCAGGACGGGGGCCGGCTCGCCACGCCGGAAGGCCGGGCGAAGCCCGACGTGACCGGGACGGATCGGATCGACAACACGTTCTTCGGGACCGACATTCCCGATGATGCTCTTGAGGGCATCGATGCGGACCCCCATCCCAACTTTGCGGGTACTTCGGCGGCGGCGCCGAACATCGCGGCCATTGGGGCGCTGATTCGACAGGCGCGTCCCGGCCTCACGCCATCGGAGGTCTATAGCCGGCTGGAGGACACCGCGGCCGACGTGACGAGTCGTCTTAACCGGAGTGCAAACTTCGTCGGTGTTGCCTCTGGGCCCGATCCGTGGAGCGGCCACGGCTTCGTGCAGGCCGAGCCGGCCGTGCCGGCGGTGGACGTGGCCATCACTAACGCAAGTGGGGAGGGACAGGCAACGGGAGGAGGCAACGGGGCCGTGGACCTCACGTGGCGACAGGTGGGTGGGGAAGAGGACGTAACCCTGGACGCCTTCGTGATCCAGCAGGGCTATTTCGGGAGTGGGCTTGCCGATCGCGTGCGGATCCCCTCGAACGGCGCGGGCGACTATTCCCGGACCCTCAAAGACCTGCCGGTCGGAACGCACCGCTTTCGGATCCTGGGGGTCACGGAGTCGAGCGCGGGGACCGACAGTCTCGTGACGCAGAGCAGGACGCAGGTCACACTGCGGAGGTCCGATGTCACCGCCACCGCCTACCCGAATCCCTTCCGGGACGCCCTACGCCTATCGATCACGTTTCCGGAGGGGCGGGAGGCACAGCCCGTCCGGGTCGATGTCTACGACGTTCTCGGCCGCCGGGTAGCAACCCCGGTCCTGAGCCGGGAGGTCGACGGCTCGGCGTCCATCGACCTGAGCGGCCAACTGCCCCGCTCGCTCGGCAGCGGCACGTACTTCTTCCGCGTCTGGAACGAGGACTTTGCCGCCACCACGAAGGCCGTTCACGTGCGCTAG
- a CDS encoding T9SS type A sorting domain-containing protein: protein MVRTPQLVGLFLVLCASLLWGPAALAQETPRVMGEPVPHERALSTERYQDCGLRKRAVNASVSHRPVPKQSHEASATIEVDYGENFTTEAEDAFERAVDVWETHISSPVPIQVQASYEALGEGTLAAAGPNFFYGVDATGNGEIDVFAGDALTDAIVGEEANPQEADIIVRVNSQRSDWHFGPGDAPAGTIDFTSVALHELGHGLNYIDLFSVDNQGAGEYSSDTDGGNRILGVYDRQVVSGEGRALTNTSFYPNPSDELGSALTSNRVFFQGEASEATAELGTGPALPKLYAPGSFAGGSSIAHLDEDTYQPETQNALMSPIIDQAETNRLPGPIMCGQFRDMGWPLGVGCEQYFQDLFAVSVQEVDGQSGSRTLSWSEANDANIQEYIVDRRYFGGSFEEMKRVDASEVAGSSLTVENLGVGAFEFRLRWVRENGSTASSPERVRDTITVRDVSTTITGRDEQGRGTVDLSWTVPPGTSSDFLYRVERRTGEEGAFQPVATVPQDGDASDEQSKQYTVKGQTPGRYEYRVRAQDGAGNAVTSAAREAQIDFEGDVYALGPYPNPVRETASFDLTAREPQSVQVEVYNTLGEQVYAEQREVRAQDPTSLSIDASQWASGMYFLRLRGDGSVGQTKKMIVVQ from the coding sequence ATGGTTCGCACGCCCCAACTGGTTGGGCTTTTCCTTGTGCTCTGCGCATCTCTCCTGTGGGGGCCGGCCGCTCTCGCCCAGGAAACCCCTCGCGTCATGGGCGAGCCGGTCCCGCACGAGCGGGCCCTGAGTACAGAACGGTACCAGGATTGCGGGCTTCGCAAGCGAGCGGTCAATGCTTCGGTCAGTCACCGACCCGTCCCGAAGCAGAGTCACGAGGCCAGTGCGACCATTGAGGTGGACTACGGCGAAAACTTCACGACCGAAGCCGAAGACGCTTTCGAACGGGCGGTAGACGTCTGGGAGACACACATCTCCTCCCCGGTTCCCATCCAGGTGCAGGCCTCGTACGAGGCGCTTGGAGAGGGGACCCTGGCGGCTGCGGGGCCCAATTTCTTTTACGGGGTGGACGCGACGGGGAACGGGGAGATCGATGTCTTTGCGGGGGATGCCCTCACCGATGCCATCGTCGGGGAAGAGGCCAATCCTCAGGAAGCGGACATTATTGTCCGGGTCAACAGCCAGCGGAGCGACTGGCATTTCGGGCCCGGGGATGCGCCGGCCGGGACCATCGACTTCACGTCCGTGGCCCTCCACGAGCTCGGACACGGGCTGAACTACATTGACCTCTTTTCGGTCGACAACCAGGGAGCGGGCGAGTATTCATCCGACACCGACGGAGGGAATCGCATCCTCGGGGTGTACGACCGCCAGGTTGTATCGGGCGAGGGTAGGGCCCTGACGAACACAAGTTTCTATCCGAATCCATCGGACGAACTAGGGTCGGCGTTGACCAGCAACCGGGTGTTCTTTCAGGGAGAAGCTTCGGAGGCGACCGCCGAGTTGGGCACCGGACCGGCACTCCCGAAGCTCTACGCCCCTGGGTCGTTTGCGGGAGGGTCCAGCATCGCGCACCTGGACGAGGACACCTATCAGCCCGAGACGCAGAATGCGCTCATGTCGCCGATCATCGATCAGGCGGAGACGAACCGCTTGCCCGGCCCCATCATGTGTGGTCAGTTTCGAGACATGGGGTGGCCGCTCGGGGTGGGATGCGAGCAGTACTTCCAGGACCTCTTCGCGGTGTCGGTGCAAGAAGTTGATGGACAGAGCGGCAGTCGGACCCTTTCGTGGAGTGAGGCGAACGACGCGAACATCCAAGAGTACATCGTCGATCGCCGGTACTTTGGGGGAAGCTTTGAGGAAATGAAGCGTGTGGATGCTTCCGAGGTGGCCGGGTCCAGCCTGACGGTGGAGAACCTGGGGGTTGGCGCGTTTGAGTTTCGCCTACGATGGGTCCGCGAGAACGGATCGACGGCGTCCTCCCCCGAGCGAGTCCGCGATACAATCACCGTTCGGGACGTGAGCACCACCATCACGGGCCGTGACGAGCAGGGACGCGGGACGGTTGACCTATCCTGGACAGTGCCGCCAGGAACTTCGTCCGACTTCCTGTACCGGGTTGAGCGGCGCACCGGGGAGGAGGGCGCGTTTCAGCCGGTGGCTACGGTTCCGCAGGACGGGGACGCCAGCGACGAGCAGAGCAAGCAGTACACGGTGAAGGGCCAGACGCCGGGCCGGTACGAGTACCGGGTGCGGGCCCAGGACGGGGCCGGGAACGCCGTCACCAGCGCGGCCCGCGAGGCACAGATCGACTTTGAGGGCGACGTCTACGCCCTGGGGCCCTACCCGAATCCCGTCCGGGAAACGGCGTCGTTCGACCTGACGGCCCGCGAGCCCCAAAGCGTACAGGTGGAGGTCTACAATACGCTTGGGGAACAGGTCTACGCCGAACAGCGCGAGGTCCGTGCACAGGATCCTACGTCCCTCTCCATCGACGCGAGTCAGTGGGCCAGCGGAATGTACTTCCTGCGCCTGCGGGGCGACGGGAGCGTCGGACAGACTAAAAAGATGATCGTTGTTCAGTAG